The Drosophila teissieri strain GT53w chromosome X, Prin_Dtei_1.1, whole genome shotgun sequence genome has a segment encoding these proteins:
- the LOC122624884 gene encoding cytosolic carboxypeptidase Nna1 isoform X3 has protein sequence MQKGVKDKENRDSMLGPQICEFQQQPTKQNDGFLGSFLSKGLKTNQLVVNTDEKTLRPVARLKEPRDLFALPKDKDNDCSQQAPRWPVECQVIEERITHIPYVPAVPEPLNAPTGNELKPRPVGEENGIVVFSYSPISAVNYEKPKAKKEDDESSDESDYSSDSRQDSTPPSRSTPMRLAGGGGCAPGKLSSVSKMINSVDNRSTSASLDDNDDEYDDEYDTSGGYCGGSGEAKEKAIIKDLIEAKKKRYQEEAAVTPVGGGTARNSRAASRSEASKDPSAIDDIWKNNTSEYKPASPRYVLSQFGKNVAKAMIDRIVDHEDLVPPSGSQKVSNQFAVGPVKLPKTNMARLEVAFERSACYKRSISSLRRELVPGGQTVGSHRRRGSSSEEDSSSSGLGDEEEEDDNDSDSDAENAGSGGGGLRRILGSYSARLAGGAEKRPCPGSGSVSDTETLVGDESRSRLASSNGLYQQDHIRSRSRQSQVRPPLRAVPHTHAATVAAAAAALARGRHRDKDGCLGSKDEKNMGAGVGTTGTGTGTRTRTSSPVGNNVFRLSKDQQLLLNSMTSQETTSTLISSTSTNQTTTTNSSQSFFCSDLPQAQFSRSAVGGARFMTNCHPMNPEEYDGLEFESRFESGNLAKAVQITPTYYELYLRPDLYTSRSKQWFYFRVRRTRRKMLYRFSIVNLVKSDSLYNDGMQPVMYSTLGAKEKSEGWRRCGDNICYYRNDDESASNSANEDDEDNSTYTLTFTIEFEHDDDTVFFAHSYPYTYSDLQDYLMEIQRHPVKSKFCKLRLLCRTLAGNNVYYLTVTAPSSNEENMRRKKSIVVSARVHPSETPASWMMKGLMDFITGDTTVAKRLRHKFIFKLVPMLNPDGVIVGNTRNSLTGKDLNRQYRTVIRETYPSIWYTKAMIRRLIEECGVAMYCDMHAHSRKHNIFIYGCENKRNPEKKLTEQVFPLMLHKNSADRFSFESCKFKIQRSKEGTGRIVVWMLGITNSYTIEASFGGSSLGSRKGTHFNTQDYEHMGRAFCETLLDYCDENPNKILNLLKQQDRLRSKIIERLMREGSSADEPLNIPLSDYSSDEGNCSSSSDNEGKHSITASDLEGPCCAPTRAPPSSPEVIHEIRKFRMRRMRKVMHELDRIYFTPLFQRKFKTLTTLKRRRQKMGVKAAPNAKRLRGGGVPAVATTTPASAVQAGASIVETNDGQKQQQPQRQLARNLPMNGAQSIAAQSSDSTDSMDSSQSESLQEPDCSSASTGVSKEVTRKAKSSGAGSKKTAKKKKFMPTEKKKPVVNQKLHVDRNFRLWLANRRIYIYRRKKSTQARRTKVRNKPQKKRGEVVRTTLDLPTTDPGSDLHFSTDDEEHSPTSGQNGYGAVAPLRHTLLQSDLQRRYIEEIGDTVVQKPKAAHMPPELIVTTPSKSGTPGGGKKLDVYKLTPRTAPELDTGMGMMQRQAGGTGTSARRTYSWHNLDQQEIPNGNSGGQGKANFYMGDSKPAIKAITKPPPRRSVPSNFIPQRHGNAQTADDLQLKLSLKKKVWTGAHGDADGRPLAWYKGHSIAASQMATTTTTIRSAGGGAGGGGGGTVAGGGGGAGAGGQNRNMFTSSGREQTAASGGITMGMPPAFVGAPRRPRKLEQVDLFNACSQKLLLWQQQEEHKRSHPQPAQRLLKVDDPPPHSRDRDRDRDRDQQSFKPVHMAKKTTVTSQAKVIQALVAVESGGKVKRKSSSMMKIAETTQLVTRFARNRNSAGGATVQQQQQQQQPPQHMHHQHQRLLFKGQGGAGAMGARMHSAGVMGHMQGNGGGRAPNKFKTGGLVITAVQQPTNMAGGSSRRMRNAAGLQAKGSNGALGSSSGQMQYQRSNGNVQANKSATGISLDTVNLVRKVKTKLKKRKSRTLSTGAPK, from the exons ATGCAGAAGGGCGTCAAGGACAAGGAGAACCGGGATTCGATGCTGGGTCCGCAGATCTGTGAGTTCCAGCAACAGCCAACCAAGCAAAACGATG GCTTCCTTGGCAGTTTCCTATCGAAGGGCCTGAAGACCAATCAGCTGGTTGTGAATACGGATGAGAAGACCCTGCGACCAGTTGCACGTCTGAAGGAGCCGCGCGATCTCTTCGCCCTGCCGAAGGACAAGGACAATGACTGCTCACAGCAGGCCCCCAGATGGCCGGTGGAATGCCAG GTCATCGAGGAGCGCATCACACACATTCCGTACGTGCCCGCTGTGCCGGAGCCGCTCAATGCTCCGACGGGAAACGAGCTGAAACCACGTCCCGTGGGCGAGGAGAACGGCATCGTGGTGTTCAGCTACAGTCCAATTAGCGCCGTCAACTAT GAAAAGCCCAAGGCGAAGAAGGAGGACGATGAGTCCAGCGACGAATCGGACTATTCCTCGGACTCACGCCAGGACTCGACGCCTCCGAGCCGGTCCACGCCCATGCGCCTGGCGGGCGGCGGTGGATGTGCACCGGGCAAACTGAGCAGCGTGTCCAAGATGATCAACAGCGTGGACAATCGGTCCACCAGTGCGTCCCTGGACGACAACGATGACGAATACGATGACGAATACGATACCTCCGGCGGTTATTGTGGCGGAAGTGGCGAGGCCAAGGAGAAGGCAATCATCAAGGATCTCATCGAGGCGAAGAAGAAGCGCTAccaggaggaggcggcggtcACGCCCGTCGGTGGCGGTACAGCCCGGAATTCGAGGGCCGCCAGCCGTTCGGAGGCCAGCAAAGATCCCAGCGCTATTGATGACATCTGGAAGAACAACACCAGCGAATATAAGCCCGCCTCGCCGCGCTATGTGCTCAGTCAGTTCGGAAAGAATGTGGCCAAGGCGATGATCGACCGGATAGTGGATCACGAAGATCTCGTCCCGCCATCGGGATCCCAAAAGGTATCGAATCAGTTCGCCGTAGGCCCCGTCAAGTTGCCCAAAACCAATATGGCCCGCTTAGAGGTGGCCTTCGAGCGCAGTGCCTGCTACAAAAGATCCATCTCGAGTTTGAGAAGGGAACTCGTCCCGGGTGGGCAAACGGTTGGCAGCCATCGCCGTAGGGGAAGCAGCTCTGAGGAGGACAGCAGTAGCTCTGGTTTGGGTGACGAAGAAGAGGAGGATGACAATGATTCCGACTCGGACGCAGAGAATGCGGGcagtggcggcggtggcttgCGCCGAATCTTGGGTAGCTACTCGGCCCGGCTGGCAGGTGGCGCCGAGAAGCGTCCTTGTCCCGGTTCCGGATCCGTTTCGGATACCGAAACCTTGGTGGGAGACGAGAGCAGGAGCCGGCTGGCTAGTT CTAATGGTCTGTATCAGCAAGACCATATCCGCTCTAGGAGTCGCCAGTCGCAAGTGCGACCCCCCCTTCGAGCGGTGCCCCACACCCATGCGGCCAcagtggcggcggcggcagcggcgctCGCCAGGGGGCGCCACCGCGACAAGGACGGTTGTCTGGGTAGCAAGGACGAAAAGAATATGGGAGCGGGAGTGGGAAcaactggcactggcactggcactcgCACCCGCACCTCCTCTCCCGTTGGCAACAACGTCTTCCGGCTGAGCAAGGATCAGCAGCTATTGCTGAATTCGATGACCAGCCAGGAGACGACCAGCACACTGATCTCGTCGACAAGTACTAACCAGACGACGACCACCAACTCGTCGCAATCGTTTTTCTGCTCCGATTTACCCCAAGCGCAGTTCAGCCGTTCGGCCGTCGGTGGTGCCCGCTTCATGACCAATTGCCATCCCATGAATCCGGAGGAGTACGATGGACTGGAATTTGAATCGCGCTTCGAGAGCGGCAACCTGGCCAAGGCGGTCCAAATCACGCCCACCTACTACGAGCTCTACCTGCGACCCGATCTCTACACCAGCCGGTCCAAGCAGTGGTTCTACTTCCGCGTGCGGCGCACCAGGCGCAAGATGCTCTACCGCTTCTCCATTGTCAATCTGGTCAAGTCGGACAGTCTGTACAACGATGGCATGCAGCCGGTCATGTACTCCACGCTGGGCGCCAAGGAGAAGAGCGAAGGCTGGCGGAGATGCGGCGACAACATCTGCTACTATCGCAACGATGATGA AAGTGCCAGCAATAGCGCCaacgaggacgacgaggacaaCTCCACGTACACGCTGACCTTCACCATTGAGTTCGAGCACGACGACGACACGGTGTTCTTTGCGCACAGCTATCCGTACACCTATAGCGACCTGCAGGACTACCTCATGGAGATCCAGCGCCATCCGGTCAAGTCAAAGTTCTGCAAGCTGCGCCTGCTCTGCCGCACCTTGGCTGGCAATAATGTCTACTACCTGACGGTGACGGCGCCCTCCTCCAACGAGGAGAACATGCGG CGCAAGAAATCGATTGTGGTGTCGGCGCGTGTGCATCCCAGCGAGACGCCAGCCTCGTGGATGATGAAGGGTCTGATGGACTTCATCACTGGGGACACCACGGTGGCCAAGCGGCTGCGGCACAAGTTCATATTCAAATTGGTGCCCATGCTGAATCCGGACGGAGTCATTGTGGGCAACACCCGTAACTCGCTGACCGGCAAGGACCTCAACCGCCAGTACCGAACGGTAATACGCGAGACATATCCATCCATTTGGTATACCAAAGCCATGATTAGAAG ACTGATTGAGGAATGCGGCGTGGCCATGTACTGTGATATGCACGCCCACTCACGAAAGCACAACATATTCATATATGGCTGTGAGAACAAGCGCAACCCGGAGAAGAAGCTAACCGAGCAGGTCTTTCCGCTGATGTTGCACAAGAACAGTGCTGATCGG TTCTCCTTCGAGAGCTGCAAGTTCAAGATACAGCGCAGCAAGGAGGGCACCGGGCGTATCGTGGTCTGGATGCTGGGCATCACCAACAGCTATACGATCGAGGCCTCCTTTGGCGGCTCCTCGCTGGGATCGCGCAAGGGGACGCACTTCAACACGCAG GACTACGAGCACATGGGACGAGCATTTTGTGAGACACTTCTGGACTACTGCGATGAGAATCCGAACAAA attttaaatttactcAAACAACAGGACAGGCTACGATCCAAAATTATCGAAAGACTGATGCGAGAAGGCTCCAGTGCCGACGAGCCATTGAATATCCCCTTGTCGGATTACTCAAG CGACGAGGGCAACTGCAGCTCCAGTTCGGACAATGAGGGCAAGCACTCGATAACGGCGTCCGATCTGGAGGGACCATGTTGTGCTCCCACCCGCGCACCGCCTAGTTCGCCCGAGGTGATACACGAAATTCGCAAG TTTCGCATGCGACGCATGCGCAAGGTGATGCACGAGCTGGACAGGATCTACTTTACGCCACTGTTCCAGCGCAAATTCAAAACCCTAACGACCCTGAAGAGGCGGCGTCAGAAAATGGGCGTTAAGGCGGCTCCAAATGCGAAACGCCTTCGCGGTGGAGGTGTTCCCGCCGTTGCCACAACCACGCCTGCATCGGCCGTCCAAGCGGGTGCATCCATTGTGGAGACCAACGATGGCcagaaacaacagcagccgcagagaCAACTGGCCAGGAATTTGCCTATGAATGGTGCTCAATCAATTGCAGCCCAGAGTTCGGACAGTACAGATAGCATGGATTCCTCGCAATCGGAATCGCTACAGGAGCCGGATTGTTCGAGTGCCAGCACCGGAGTGAGCAAAGAGGTCACGAGGAAGGCCAAGTCGAGTGGGGCAGGCAGCAAGAAGAcggccaaaaagaagaagttCATGCCCACGGAGAAGAAGAAGCCGGTGGTCAATCAGAAGCTGCACGTTGATCGCAATTTCCGGCTGTGGCTGGCCAACAGGCGCATCTACATCTATCGTCGTAAGAAG TCCACGCAGGCGCGTCGCACTAAGGTAAGAAACAAGCCCCAGAAGAAACGTGGCGAGGTGGTGCGCACCACACTGGACCTGCCCACAACGGATCCGGGCTCGGATCTGCACTTCTCCACCGACGACGAGGAGCACTCGCCGACGTCCGGACAAAATGGTTACGGTGCAGTGGCTCCGCTACGGCACACGCTGCTCCAGAGCGATCTGCAGAGGCGGTACATCGAGGAAATTGGCGATACGGTGGTGCAGAAACCAAAGGCGGCGCACATGCCACCGGAACTGATTGTGACCACGCCCTCGAAGAGCGGCACACCGGGCGGCGGCAAAAAGCTGGATGTCTACAAGCTGACGCCTCGCACTGCCCCAGAATTGGACACGGGAATGGGCATGATGCAACGGCAGGCCGGCGGAACTGGAACATCCGCCAGACGCACCTACTCGTGGCACAATCTCGATCAGCAGGAGATTCCCAATGGCAACAGCGGCGGCCAGGGCAAGGCCAACTTCTACATGGGCGATTCCAAGCCAGCGATAAAGGCGATAACAAAACCGCCCCCCAGAAG GAGTGTGCCGAGCAACTTCATTCCCCAGCGACATGGCAATGCGCAAACGGCCGATGACCTGCAGCTCAAGCTGTCGCTGAAGAAGAAAGTGTGGACTGGTGCGCACGGGGATGCGGATGGTCGACCTCTGGCCTGGTACAAGGGTCACTCGATAGCAGCATCCCAAATGGCCACCACTACGACCACCATACGAAGTGCAGGCGGTggtgctggaggaggagggggaggaaCTGTAGCgggtggcggtggaggtgcaggtgcaggtgGTCAGAACCGAAACATGTTCACCTCCAGCGGCAGGGAGCAGACAGCTGCGTCCGGCGGCATCACCATGGGCATGCCACCCGCCTTTGTGGGCGCACCACGGAGACCCAGAAAACTGGAGCAAGTTGATCTCTTCAA TGCCTGTTCCCagaagctgctgctgtggcagcaacaggagGAGCACAAGCGCTCCCATCCGCAACCGGCGCAGCGCCTACTAAAAGTGGACGATCCCCCGCCACATTCTAGGGATCGGGACCGCGACCGTGACCGGGACCAGCAATCCTTCAAGCCCGTGCACATGGCCAAAAAGACAACGGTTACCAGCCAGGCCAAAGTCATTCAGGCTTTGGTGGCAGTCGAGTCCGGCGGCAAGGTGAAACGCAAGTCCAGCAGCATGATGAAGATAGCAGAGACCACCCAGCTGGTGACTCGATTCGCCCGGAATCGCAACAGCGCCGGAGGAGCAACagtacaacaacagcagcagcagcagcagccaccacaacacatgcaccaccagcaccagcggTTGTTGTTCAAGGGCCAAGGTGGTGCGGGAGCCATGGGCGCGCGGATGCACTCTGCCGGCGTGATGGGTCACATGCAGGGCAACGGCGGTGGACGTGCGCCCAACAAATTCAAGACCGGCGGCCTGGTGATCACAGCCGTGCAGCAGCCGACCAACATGGCCGGCGGAAGCTCAAGGCGGATGAGAAATGCTGCCGGTTTGCAGGCGAAGGGCAGCAATGGCGCCTTGGGATCATCGTCCGGTCAAATGCAGTACCAGCGCAGCAATGGCAATGTCCAGGCCAACAAATCCGCAACAGGAATCTCGCTGGACACCGTGAATCTGGTGCGAAAGGTGAAGACCAAGCTGAAGAAGCGCAAATCGCGAACTTTGTCAACCGGTGCACCGAAATAA